From a single uncultured Fibrobacter sp. genomic region:
- a CDS encoding DUF975 family protein produces MISSAKAFDLANDALKGNRLKTTGITLFGGILLFATIFFINFASLLFFGTEEESPRNYPVSFVVSLIQSIVQDILAIGFYAYFFRIFKHRQSNLRDMFAGFKNFSRNVVVILIGALVAGFFSSLIEALADYLPLILPIHENILFYILFILILAALFCYILYKLYPTWIGLLIKMSQDDSTPAIDLIKQTYCQVSVYNYNFLCLSFRIMLWCFLGVLTLGIGLLWIIPLITMSTVVFFDAIFNPEDFAAPEFPEAPSQDVPPADPEENTTPERPEE; encoded by the coding sequence ATGATCAGCAGCGCCAAAGCATTCGATTTAGCAAACGATGCGCTTAAAGGGAATCGCCTCAAAACAACGGGCATAACCCTTTTCGGCGGCATTCTCTTGTTTGCCACCATTTTCTTCATTAATTTCGCAAGCCTTCTTTTTTTCGGCACCGAAGAAGAATCCCCTAGGAACTACCCCGTCAGCTTTGTAGTTTCACTGATACAGTCCATTGTGCAAGATATTCTGGCCATCGGTTTTTACGCCTATTTTTTCCGTATTTTCAAACACAGGCAATCGAATCTCCGCGACATGTTTGCGGGTTTCAAGAATTTTTCCAGAAATGTCGTCGTTATACTTATCGGAGCCCTTGTAGCAGGATTCTTCTCGTCTCTCATCGAAGCACTCGCAGATTATCTCCCCTTAATCTTGCCTATCCACGAAAACATTCTCTTTTACATTCTTTTTATTCTCATTCTAGCAGCCTTATTCTGCTACATTTTATACAAGCTATACCCCACCTGGATCGGTCTTTTGATAAAAATGTCACAAGACGATTCCACGCCTGCTATTGACCTAATCAAGCAAACTTATTGTCAGGTCTCCGTATACAACTACAATTTTCTTTGCCTTTCTTTCCGCATCATGCTATGGTGTTTCCTCGGCGTTTTGACTTTAGGAATCGGACTTCTGTGGATAATTCCTCTCATCACCATGAGCACCGTCGTTTTCTTTGACGCCATCTTCAATCCTGAAGATTTTGCCGCCCCGGAATTCCCCGAAGCCCCCTCACAGGACGTACCTCCGGCAGACCCCGAAGAAAATACAACCCCCGAGCGCCCCGAAGAATAA
- a CDS encoding RluA family pseudouridine synthase has translation MITRVIDRNFANMRLDRFLRKAFPDESLSVFFAVIRKKKVRVNGVVGKANQMLQEGDTVCIYENFKSVDADSQGATNVIQFPANQNEGDKPSTGFAKAKSTWGKATSPSEKQSGWGANELDIVIQTEDYVVINKPSGLASQPGSGTRPGESLVEYLWEWGRREGLDFKPTIAHRLDQETSGMIIAALHGDTLRELTRMIREHEVDKFYFALVKGNLKKDKGTINETLTRTDAAKGSKMKVGETGKDAQKAVTHYRVKQHYEGYDLVKIKLETGRMHQIRAHFASIGHPLLGDTRYGDFALNRDVKKQLGLHRLFLHSCRLEFTWHGDKIVLDCPLPKELQSVINQLKPLRFERNH, from the coding sequence ATGATCACCCGAGTCATTGACCGCAATTTTGCCAACATGCGCCTCGACCGTTTTTTGCGCAAGGCATTCCCCGACGAATCGCTATCGGTCTTTTTCGCTGTCATCCGCAAAAAGAAAGTCCGTGTGAATGGCGTCGTAGGCAAGGCAAATCAGATGTTGCAGGAAGGCGACACCGTCTGCATCTATGAAAACTTTAAAAGCGTCGATGCGGATTCCCAGGGCGCAACCAATGTCATCCAGTTTCCCGCCAACCAAAACGAAGGCGATAAGCCCAGCACCGGTTTTGCAAAAGCAAAATCCACCTGGGGCAAGGCCACCTCGCCGTCGGAAAAACAATCCGGCTGGGGCGCAAACGAGCTCGACATTGTCATTCAGACCGAAGATTACGTGGTCATCAACAAGCCCTCGGGACTGGCAAGCCAACCGGGCTCCGGCACTCGCCCCGGCGAGAGCCTCGTAGAATACCTGTGGGAATGGGGCCGCCGCGAAGGGCTCGACTTCAAGCCCACTATCGCCCACCGCCTCGACCAAGAAACCTCGGGCATGATCATTGCCGCCCTTCACGGCGACACGCTCCGTGAGCTCACGCGCATGATCCGCGAACACGAAGTCGACAAATTCTATTTCGCCCTCGTCAAGGGGAATCTCAAAAAAGACAAGGGCACCATTAACGAGACGCTCACCCGCACCGATGCCGCCAAGGGTAGCAAAATGAAGGTCGGCGAAACCGGCAAGGACGCCCAGAAGGCCGTTACGCATTACCGCGTCAAGCAGCATTACGAAGGTTACGATCTGGTAAAAATCAAGCTCGAAACCGGCCGTATGCACCAGATTCGTGCCCATTTCGCAAGCATCGGGCACCCGCTCCTCGGCGACACCCGTTACGGCGATTTCGCGCTGAACCGCGATGTCAAAAAGCAACTCGGGCTACACCGCCTTTTCTTGCACAGCTGCCGCCTGGAATTCACCTGGCACGGCGATAAAATCGTACTCGATTGCCCGCTCCCTAAGGAACTGCAATCGGTCATCAACCAGCTAAAGCCTTTGCGCTTCGAGCGGAACCATTAA